One window of the Bombyx mori chromosome 20, ASM3026992v2 genome contains the following:
- the LOC119630052 gene encoding kallikrein-8 has protein sequence MEKEINFNKKRIRRIKYDRTASALAGSVIAVTVLGWGDTDLLQNSSKQPFSKSEIDVYNLEACKEIYTEHYVTNLNFCAGYSSKGSGACNRDVGGPGVVSNTLVGVISFGSPVCGAHDSPTVFTKLGYYAEWIDGIVKHNGIPLRRSLNALKKRNHKTKNIRRKRIKKEHKIKKPSQFGNKNLRFSKKINTLTEILRN, from the exons ATGGagaaagaaattaattttaacaagaAAAGAATTAGAAGAATTAAGTATGATCGAACTGCAAGTGCATTGGCTGGTAGTGTCATTGCTGTTACTGTTTTGGGATGGGGTGATACAGAT TTATTACAGAACTCAAGTAAACAGCCATTTTCAAAATCAGAAATTGACGTCTACAATCTCGAAGCGTGTAAAGAGATTTATACAGA ACATTACGTAACGAATCTTAATTTCTGCGCTGGATATAGCTCAAAAGGAAGTGGAGCCTGTAAT AGAGACGTCGGTGGACCCGGTGTCGTAAGCAATACACTGGTTGGAGTGATAAGCTTCGGTTCACCGGTTTGTGGGGCTCATGACTCGCCAACGGTGTTCACTAAGCTGGGATACTATGCAGAATGGATTGATGGAATAGTAAAAcat AACGGTATCCCGCTTAGAAGATCCCTAAATGCTTTAAAGAAACGaaatcataaaacaaaaaacatacgGCGTAAACGAATAAAGAAggaacacaaaattaaaaaacccTCACAATTTGGGAACAAGAACTTGAGATTctcgaaaaaaattaacactttaACCGAAATTTTACGTAATTAG